In bacterium, the following are encoded in one genomic region:
- a CDS encoding prolyl oligopeptidase family serine peptidase — protein MSSLPAVSPTARKTGAAFLPLVAAFLLILNSTGALFGMQLNFKSLDLPTFRTGESGPLYGRVVIDLPAEAAPVMAKAELVLENASAGPGESRLIYPGVSGSLDFPIKLDKAYDSDNSLNGMLKVTVGDDIVLTRPVYVLVREYGTYFRTYRSSLDGTVYPYALYLPKGMAESGAKWPLVVSLHGAWSNYGNNLRRLFGIGNRPGEPDEQVFFSMPLWPELPDAPGIVVCPWGHGTMTYHGPGALDVSEVIGIVQKEYPVDPERTSLTGLSMGGNGTWEFALRHPGLWSSVYPVCAVADFITRWHERDKAFIPEEALKNPCIAQAIERDLLSNWVLNARGLKVHVFHGNDDPTVPIAHSEHMVAALAKVGVEAPLTRYDNVGHNAWDPTYKDGKVLHELLASKRERPFRSIDFTTCRYADSKNGWLTVAEFAVYGPFAVVKAAWDPAKATVTLNELTNVAALELDTRELLGAPGPVSAAFKGQSLRLTPDEKGMVKLSVKGNKIAAAAKAAAGPVKRKDLEGPLYDTFCNRVILVYGTGDGGTLKEAINMTYWGQLADLHFMLKPDTAVTDEDIRDSHLVLFGDEKSNSLIARINDKFPVHFEGDKVVAGKKSYPRAEVAFKCVAPNPLNPERLVLLNFNDEWKYGSGWMGFVEFKLIPDYFVYKRGSDRPWGTPTLLVGNFDKNWKW, from the coding sequence ATGTCCAGCCTGCCTGCAGTCTCCCCCACGGCCCGGAAGACGGGCGCCGCATTTCTGCCGCTGGTGGCGGCCTTTCTGCTGATCCTGAACTCCACGGGAGCCCTGTTCGGTATGCAGCTCAATTTCAAGTCCCTCGACCTCCCGACATTCCGCACCGGCGAGAGCGGCCCGCTCTACGGACGGGTGGTGATCGACCTGCCCGCCGAGGCGGCCCCGGTCATGGCCAAAGCCGAGCTGGTGCTGGAGAATGCCTCCGCCGGGCCCGGCGAAAGCCGCCTGATCTATCCGGGCGTTAGTGGCTCGCTCGATTTCCCGATCAAGCTGGACAAGGCCTATGACTCGGACAACAGCCTGAACGGCATGCTCAAGGTGACAGTGGGCGACGATATTGTCCTCACCCGGCCGGTGTACGTGCTGGTGCGCGAGTACGGGACCTATTTCCGCACCTACCGCAGCAGTCTGGACGGTACGGTCTACCCCTATGCCCTGTACCTGCCCAAGGGCATGGCCGAGTCCGGGGCCAAATGGCCGCTGGTGGTCAGCCTGCACGGCGCCTGGTCCAACTACGGCAACAACCTGCGCCGCCTGTTCGGGATCGGCAACCGTCCCGGCGAGCCGGATGAGCAGGTTTTCTTCTCCATGCCGCTCTGGCCCGAGCTGCCGGACGCCCCCGGCATCGTGGTCTGCCCCTGGGGCCACGGCACAATGACCTATCACGGCCCCGGCGCACTGGATGTGTCGGAGGTGATCGGGATAGTGCAGAAAGAGTACCCGGTCGATCCGGAGCGCACCAGCCTGACCGGCCTGTCCATGGGCGGCAACGGCACCTGGGAGTTCGCCCTCCGTCACCCCGGCCTCTGGTCCAGCGTCTACCCGGTCTGCGCGGTGGCCGATTTTATCACCCGCTGGCATGAAAGAGACAAGGCGTTCATCCCCGAGGAGGCCCTCAAGAACCCGTGCATCGCCCAGGCCATCGAGCGTGACCTGCTCTCCAACTGGGTGCTGAACGCGCGCGGCCTCAAGGTCCACGTGTTCCACGGCAACGATGACCCCACCGTTCCGATCGCCCACAGCGAGCACATGGTCGCCGCCCTGGCCAAGGTGGGGGTGGAGGCCCCGCTCACCCGCTACGACAACGTGGGCCACAACGCCTGGGACCCGACCTACAAGGACGGGAAAGTCCTGCACGAGCTGCTGGCCTCGAAGCGCGAGCGTCCGTTCCGCAGCATCGATTTCACCACCTGCCGCTATGCCGATTCTAAGAACGGCTGGCTGACCGTGGCCGAGTTCGCAGTCTACGGGCCGTTCGCCGTGGTCAAGGCGGCCTGGGACCCGGCCAAAGCCACTGTCACACTGAACGAGCTGACCAACGTGGCCGCCCTGGAGCTGGACACCCGCGAGCTGCTGGGCGCGCCCGGGCCGGTCAGCGCGGCGTTCAAGGGCCAGAGCCTGCGCCTGACCCCGGATGAGAAGGGCATGGTGAAGCTTTCGGTCAAGGGGAACAAGATCGCCGCTGCGGCGAAAGCCGCCGCCGGGCCGGTCAAGCGCAAAGATTTGGAGGGGCCGCTCTATGACACGTTCTGCAACCGGGTGATCCTGGTTTACGGCACAGGCGACGGCGGCACGCTGAAAGAGGCGATCAACATGACCTACTGGGGCCAGCTCGCCGACCTTCATTTCATGCTCAAGCCCGACACCGCGGTCACGGACGAGGATATCCGCGACAGCCACCTGGTGCTGTTCGGGGATGAAAAGAGCAACAGCCTGATCGCCCGGATCAACGACAAGTTCCCGGTGCATTTCGAGGGCGATAAAGTGGTTGCGGGTAAAAAGAGTTACCCGCGCGCCGAGGTGGCGTTCAAGTGCGTCGCGCCCAACCCGCTGAACCCCGAGCGCCTGGTGCTGCTCAACTTCAACGATGAATGGAAGTACGGCAGCGGCTGGATGGGGTTTGTGGAGTTCAAGCTCATTCCCGATTACTTTGTCTACAAGCGCGGCTCCGACCGCCCCTGGGGCACCCCGACCCTGCTGGTGGGCAATTTCGACAAGAACTGGAAATGGTGA
- a CDS encoding VanZ family protein, translating to MSSGWLKVRALAPVLIYTALLLVTARYLPVWTKKAAAALTWVVYARVVTYVAGGAALAGAVTLAVFWARMSRERLLFGAALAIWSALAAWFILRLAGSVNEYFHFPEYAALSLLWYRAYAILYEPGAATGASSRKNILRAVALSALTGILEETSQLFIPLRRFDFQDIALNLMGAALGFLFLWAWSAHRPEPRQTETSQAAP from the coding sequence ATGTCCTCCGGCTGGCTGAAAGTACGAGCCCTCGCCCCGGTGCTGATTTACACGGCGCTGCTGCTGGTCACGGCCCGCTACCTGCCGGTCTGGACCAAGAAAGCCGCCGCCGCGCTGACCTGGGTGGTCTACGCCCGGGTGGTGACATACGTGGCCGGGGGCGCGGCCCTGGCCGGGGCGGTTACGTTGGCCGTGTTCTGGGCCCGGATGAGTCGCGAGCGACTGCTGTTTGGCGCGGCCCTCGCAATCTGGAGCGCCCTGGCCGCCTGGTTCATCCTGCGCCTGGCTGGCAGCGTGAACGAATATTTTCATTTCCCGGAGTATGCCGCGCTGTCTCTGCTCTGGTATCGCGCCTATGCAATCCTGTATGAACCGGGAGCGGCAACAGGGGCATCCAGTCGAAAGAATATTCTACGGGCCGTGGCCCTGTCCGCTCTGACCGGTATCCTGGAGGAGACGAGCCAGCTTTTCATCCCGTTGCGGCGCTTTGATTTCCAGGATATCGCGCTCAACCTGATGGGTGCGGCGCTCGGATTCCTGTTCCTCTGGGCCTGGAGTGCGCACCGCCCGGAACCTCGCCAGACCGAAACCTCACAGGCGGCGCCGTGA
- the cdaA gene encoding diadenylate cyclase CdaA translates to MADLWQNINFSFTSLIDILLVAVFVYYILYPLKGTRSARIASGIVFLILLYFVSDRFQLQTMTWLLQNFFGYIMIAVIVIFQADIRKALATFGRNPFLDFLRIHEKPAGYLGELQKGVALLARSNTGALIVIERDIELRNLIETGVRLNADIRSELLVCVFNTRSPIHDGAVIISAGRVTAAAVILPLSTRADLNKEYGTRHRAALGLSEESDAVVVVVSEERGSVSLAVDGTIVTLDTPLELERRLNACLQA, encoded by the coding sequence ATGGCCGATCTGTGGCAAAACATCAATTTCAGTTTCACCTCCCTGATCGACATCCTGCTGGTCGCGGTCTTCGTCTACTACATCCTCTACCCGCTCAAGGGCACCCGCAGCGCTCGGATCGCCTCGGGCATCGTGTTCCTGATCCTGCTGTATTTCGTCTCCGACCGCTTCCAGCTCCAGACCATGACCTGGCTGCTGCAGAATTTCTTCGGCTACATCATGATCGCGGTGATCGTCATTTTCCAGGCCGACATCCGCAAGGCGCTGGCCACTTTCGGCCGCAACCCGTTCCTGGATTTCCTGCGCATCCACGAAAAACCGGCCGGCTACCTGGGTGAGCTCCAGAAAGGCGTGGCCTTGCTGGCCCGGAGCAACACCGGCGCGCTGATCGTGATCGAGCGCGACATCGAGCTGCGCAACCTGATCGAGACGGGCGTTCGGCTCAACGCCGACATCCGCAGTGAGCTGCTCGTGTGTGTGTTCAACACCCGCAGCCCGATCCACGACGGGGCGGTGATAATCTCGGCCGGACGGGTCACGGCGGCGGCGGTGATACTGCCGCTCAGCACGCGCGCCGACCTGAACAAGGAATACGGCACCCGTCACCGCGCCGCCCTCGGCCTGAGCGAGGAGAGCGACGCCGTGGTGGTCGTGGTGAGCGAGGAGCGCGGCTCGGTCTCGCTGGCAGTGGATGGGACCATAGTCACGCTGGATACGCCGCTCGAGCTGGAGCGCCGCCTGAACGCCTGCCTTCAGGCCTGA